AGACCGATGGTCGGGTAGTCCCACCAGAAGCCCATCACGGAGGTCTCCATCCCCCAGCCCACGCTATCGGGGTGGGGAAGGCCGAAGCCGTGGCCGAGCTCGTGAGCGACCGCGCCGGTCTGCTTGCGCTGGCCGGACCACCAGTAGGCGCCCTCCGCCACGTGGCCCTGGAGGCTGTCGATGGCCCAGTCGCCGACGATGGCCTGGCCGCCGTTGCCGCCGGTATATCCACGGCCTCCAGCGAAGCCTCCGGCGCCCTTGAAGAAGATCATCGTGACGTAGCCGCTCTGATTCTGGGCTGGAGGGGTGGGGAAGCCGCGCGAGTGCAGCTCCGCCATGACGGCCCCCTCCATGTTGCCCGTGATGGTGATGACCCCGTCGTCGTAGATGTTCCCCGGTCCCCAGGAGATGCCGTACGACTCCTTGGCGCCGTTGGCCTGGATCACCTGCACCGGGTTCAGCACGAAGGTCGCCCCGTTGTTGTAGGTCCCATAGAAGCGCTGGATGTCTGCCATCGCGTTGTTGATGGCGGTAGCCTCTGATTGCACCTCGGCGCTGCTCACGCTCCAGTCGGTGGGCACGAACAACACCGGCACCACCGAGTAGTCCGGCCAGGGATACGGAAACGTCGGGCTGGCCGTCGCGACTCCTGACCCCAGCGCGGTGGAGACGAGGAGGGCCGCGCAGAGGATGCTGAGACATCTGTTCATGACGTGCTCCTGAAGCAGGCTTGCCCCGGTCAGGGATTCGGGCCGAGGAGGGGTGTGGCGCGGTGGAGTTTAAGCCGCGCATGTGTTGCCCGATAGAACGCCCGGGAGGCGGAGCGGACTTGTTGCGGTTCGCGCTTTACAGCCGCGATGCGATTGTCCGGTGAACCCATACTGCTCGGGATTCTGGGCTCGCCACGGCGCGTGTGATTGCTACTGGGTTGCCGCGCTGTCCCACCTGCCACCGCGCCTGACGGGCCTCCCCATTCACCCCGCGGGCCCTGACTCGGCAGTGCTGACCCGACAAGGCCTCCCGCCACGTCGCTCGCCGGACGGTGACGTCCGTTCTGCTCGGCGAGAGGACCGTCACCGCCAGCTCATCGCGGCTTGCGCGCCATCAGGAATACGTTCTGCGCGCTGTCTCCGACGTCGGGCGTCTCGATATCGACGAATCCCGCATCGGCGACAGCGGCCCGAAGCTCGTCGCGGCGGAGCACCGCCACCCGTGGCGCCTTGCCGAGCCAACGCATCACCGTGAGGAGGCCCCCGATCAGTGACCCCAGGGGGCCGCCGAGGCACGCAGTGGAGGTGACGAGCGTGCCTCCCGGCGCGGTCACGCGATACATCGCTTGCAGGAGCGCCGCTGGATCGTCGAGCAGGTGCAGGAGGTTGTAGGCGCATACGCAGTCGAACTGCGCGTCCGTGAACGCGTCCAGCGTGCCGGCAGGCTGCGCGTGGAAGACGACGTTCGCGGTGCCCGCAGCCGCGGCCTTGCGGTGGGCGATGGCGATCATGTTCCGCGAGATGTCGACCCCATGTGCCTCCGCCACGTGGGGAGCGAGCTCGAGGACGATGCTGCCGGTGCCACACCCCACGTCGAGCAGTCGGTCCGTCGGGCGGAGCCGATCCCTGTTCAGTGCGAGCTTGCGAGCGGTCGCGGCGGGGTTCGGGAGCGGTTTCTTCGCGTACTTCTCGGCGATTCTGTCCCAGAATCGAGCGTTCGGGTCCGTCGTCATGTCGGCCTCCTGGTCCGCTGCTGGATACACCGGAGGCGTTCGATCAGCCTGGTGCGTCGGCGGAACGCTGTGGTGCGTCCGTGCGCCGCCCGGCGTACCGCGCGATGCGGCGCTCGAACCCCTCGCGGATGACGCCGCGGACCGCCTGCACGCGCGCGTTGTCGCGCAGGTCCGGGTGGTACAGGAGCCAGATATCGGCGACGTGCCGGGCGTCTGCCTCTGGAAGCCGCACCAGCCCGGGCTCCGCGTCACCGACATAGGCGGGGAGGATCACGAGGCCGAGCCCCTCGATCGCCGCGCGCACCAGCAGATGCAAGGTGGAGAACGCGCCCCACATCGGCAGCCCCGGATAGCTGCCCTCGCGGATGAGGGGCTCGAGTTGACGGCGATCTTCGATGGTGAGCCACCGCGCCGCGCCCCCGCGTGGATCGAGCCGCTCCACATGCGCCGCGCCAACGAAGTTGACGCACACGATGGGGGCAAGCCGCCGCCCGGCCAGGTACTCCGGCGGCGTGGTGTCTCTGGGGAGCACCCGCACGGCGAGGTCGGCTTCGCCCTTGGCGAGGTTGAAGGGCCGGCTGTCGGTCGTGACCGCGATCTCCACGCTCGGGTGCTGCGCGCACCAGGGCCGCAGGTCCTCGAGGATCTGCCCTGCGACGTACTCGTCGCAGCACGTGAGATGGACCGTCCCCGACAGGCTCTCGTCATGTCCGGCAGCACCGCGCGTCAGCGCGCATACCTCGTCTTCGACGCGCACGGCGGCCGGCATCATTCGCTCGCCGGCATCGGTGAGCACGAACCCGTCGCGATGCCGGTCGAACAGCCGGGTCCTCAGCTCGAGCTCGAGCGCGTCGACCCGCCGGACGACCGTGCTGTGGCTCACGCCGAGTGCAGCGCCGGCGGCGCGCACCGATCCGAGCCGAGCCAGCGCGAGGAAGTAGCGGAGATCGTTCCAGTCCACGGGGGAAGACTATACCTGTGACGCACGGTGACGAGCCGCCGCGGAGCGAAGTGCCCCGAGCCTCCGTCAACTCCACCGCGCGAGGGGCTGAAGCACAGGACGGGGACAAAGCGCCTGGAATCCTTGAGGTTTCCCGCTCGATTCCAGGTGCCTCCAGGGGCGAGGAGTACGTGACGGAGCGCGAGCTCGCCCTCGAACTCAGCGCCCCCACGCCCGCATCGTCCGAGTCTCCGAACGTGACCTCGGCGGCGCTGAACCCGACGTGGGTCAGTCGAGGGGCAGGAAGTCCGGCCGGGACGCGCTCTTGGACATGGGCCCGGTGGGCCCGTCGTTGAGGATGCACTCGCCAGTGATGGGCTCGGACACTTCGCAGCCTGACTTTGGATTGCCCCAGCGCTCGGTGCGGTTCAGCCAGGACAGGCTCCCCTCGAAGGTGCCCGGCGTGCGCCAGTCGAAGGGCACCAGCGCGCTCCACGTGTCCCAAACGATTCCCCGGCCGGTGTCATCCGCCAGGAAGTCGCCGTTGGGCAGGTTCCGGTAGATGTGCCGCGCGGCATCCGCGTAGAGGCCATGCGAGCCCTG
The genomic region above belongs to Myxococcus guangdongensis and contains:
- a CDS encoding class I SAM-dependent methyltransferase; amino-acid sequence: MTTDPNARFWDRIAEKYAKKPLPNPAATARKLALNRDRLRPTDRLLDVGCGTGSIVLELAPHVAEAHGVDISRNMIAIAHRKAAAAGTANVVFHAQPAGTLDAFTDAQFDCVCAYNLLHLLDDPAALLQAMYRVTAPGGTLVTSTACLGGPLGSLIGGLLTVMRWLGKAPRVAVLRRDELRAAVADAGFVDIETPDVGDSAQNVFLMARKPR
- a CDS encoding LysR family transcriptional regulator produces the protein MDWNDLRYFLALARLGSVRAAGAALGVSHSTVVRRVDALELELRTRLFDRHRDGFVLTDAGERMMPAAVRVEDEVCALTRGAAGHDESLSGTVHLTCCDEYVAGQILEDLRPWCAQHPSVEIAVTTDSRPFNLAKGEADLAVRVLPRDTTPPEYLAGRRLAPIVCVNFVGAAHVERLDPRGGAARWLTIEDRRQLEPLIREGSYPGLPMWGAFSTLHLLVRAAIEGLGLVILPAYVGDAEPGLVRLPEADARHVADIWLLYHPDLRDNARVQAVRGVIREGFERRIARYAGRRTDAPQRSADAPG